From the Halalkalicoccus sp. CGA53 genome, one window contains:
- a CDS encoding PIN domain-containing protein — MKTFRRPRQLPTTPRAAREAALIARGCEVRGTSMDRGDELIAGVVREAGRTLVTRNRDFERVSGLSVLWYANE, encoded by the coding sequence GTGAAAACGTTCCGGCGTCCCCGACAGCTCCCGACCACGCCCCGTGCGGCCCGCGAGGCAGCGCTGATCGCCCGCGGGTGCGAGGTCCGTGGAACGTCGATGGACCGCGGCGACGAACTGATCGCGGGGGTCGTTCGTGAGGCGGGAAGAACGCTCGTGACGCGGAACCGTGACTTCGAGCGGGTCTCCGGTCTCTCGGTCCTCTGGTACGCGAACGAGTGA
- a CDS encoding rhomboid family intramembrane serine protease — protein MVQCDLCGADENLPYKCHRCGGTYCATHRLPENHSCVGLGDWNDPKGVFDSGFDDSVANPGSSSTGSRLPIDTGPGGPLAYFRGNVTYLVLALMAVTFLSQFVVLATFGPRVHNAVFTLDPANPEYVWTWVTSIFAHSPGSLFHIVFNGIVIYFFGPLVERKAGSRNFLLLFLASGVLAGLSQVGLGLLLGQPGNPVLGASGAALAIMGVLTVLNPQLRVLLFFFIPMPLWLLTIGFAVFSVFVMVGGGLGAGGIAHMAHLTGLLIGLAYGERLRRQGTSLPNQIQFGGGGPGGPGGPGRRF, from the coding sequence ATGGTGCAGTGCGACCTCTGTGGGGCCGACGAGAACCTCCCCTACAAGTGCCATCGCTGTGGCGGGACGTACTGCGCGACCCACCGGTTGCCCGAGAACCACTCCTGTGTCGGTCTCGGCGACTGGAACGACCCGAAGGGGGTCTTCGACAGCGGCTTCGACGACAGCGTCGCGAATCCGGGCAGTTCGAGCACGGGGTCACGACTGCCGATCGACACCGGTCCGGGCGGCCCACTCGCGTACTTCCGCGGGAACGTGACGTACCTGGTCCTCGCGCTGATGGCCGTCACCTTCCTCAGCCAGTTCGTCGTCCTCGCGACGTTCGGCCCGCGGGTCCACAACGCGGTCTTCACGCTCGACCCCGCGAACCCCGAGTACGTCTGGACCTGGGTCACCTCGATCTTCGCCCACTCGCCCGGGAGCCTCTTTCACATCGTCTTCAACGGCATCGTGATCTACTTCTTCGGCCCGCTCGTCGAGCGGAAGGCGGGGAGCAGGAACTTCCTCCTACTCTTCCTCGCGAGCGGCGTGCTCGCCGGCCTCTCCCAGGTCGGCCTCGGCCTCCTCCTCGGCCAGCCCGGAAACCCGGTCCTCGGCGCCAGCGGCGCCGCGCTCGCGATCATGGGCGTGCTCACGGTGCTCAACCCACAGCTGAGGGTGCTTCTCTTCTTCTTCATCCCGATGCCACTGTGGCTGCTCACGATCGGCTTCGCCGTTTTCTCCGTGTTCGTGATGGTCGGCGGCGGCCTCGGCGCGGGCGGGATCGCCCACATGGCGCATCTCACCGGCCTCCTGATCGGACTGGCCTACGGCGAACGCCTCCGCCGACAGGGCACCAGCCTCCCGAACCAGATCCAGTTCGGCGGGGGCGGCCCCGGCGGACCGGGCGGGCCCGGACGGCGGTTCTGA
- a CDS encoding DUF7139 domain-containing protein yields the protein MTGLDDVYNGPVGDVGSRRLVAGLSLFVLGTLASVFGLLFATTGLATFFGLDTFAARRFAGTLAGLGVPAVVVGIAVVLPASDRLRIAAAVGAALALVGVGLFRLAYPADWWGYGNDYTLAVTAVYALGVAITLGCLFAGVATFKVRNAPGGTVSLNVLKRGETRIVEVPTRTGLGSVGVLGSPETGPDRPVSDGGDAVVMTAPKRPPVDRYCGNCAHFDYAEVNGSLRPYCGATDEVMETMDACSEWEPNRR from the coding sequence ATGACCGGCCTCGACGACGTTTACAACGGCCCCGTCGGAGACGTCGGGTCTCGCCGACTCGTCGCCGGGCTCTCGCTGTTCGTCCTGGGGACCCTCGCCTCGGTGTTCGGACTGCTCTTCGCGACGACCGGCCTCGCCACTTTCTTCGGGCTGGATACGTTCGCCGCCCGCCGGTTCGCCGGCACGCTCGCCGGCCTCGGCGTTCCCGCGGTCGTCGTCGGCATCGCGGTCGTCCTCCCCGCGAGCGACCGCCTCCGGATCGCGGCCGCCGTCGGCGCGGCGCTCGCGCTCGTCGGCGTCGGCCTCTTCCGCCTCGCCTACCCCGCCGACTGGTGGGGCTACGGGAACGACTACACGCTCGCCGTCACCGCCGTCTACGCGCTGGGCGTCGCGATCACGCTCGGCTGTCTCTTCGCCGGCGTCGCGACGTTCAAGGTCAGGAACGCTCCGGGAGGGACCGTCAGCCTCAACGTACTCAAACGAGGGGAGACGCGTATCGTCGAGGTCCCGACGAGGACGGGACTCGGAAGCGTCGGCGTCCTCGGCTCTCCAGAGACGGGACCCGACCGACCCGTCAGCGACGGCGGCGACGCCGTCGTGATGACCGCGCCGAAGCGCCCCCCGGTCGACCGCTACTGCGGCAACTGCGCTCACTTCGACTACGCCGAGGTGAACGGCTCGCTGCGGCCGTACTGCGGGGCGACCGACGAGGTGATGGAGACGATGGACGCCTGCTCCGAGTGGGAGCCGAACCGACGCTGA
- a CDS encoding alpha/beta fold hydrolase, translating into MNEVSEIYRSEAGKKEIERRYREMVDSLGEFDERWVETRYGETHVLVTGPKDGTPLLVFHGGNMVNPVSLEWFLPLADEFRLYAPDTIGHPGLSAETRVSPRDSSYGEWVTDLLDGLGLDSVAMVGPSYGGGIVLRTAAYAPERIDRAALINPAGLGTGSIVRMLREIVLPMYRYRLRPTEERLGRAVAPMFSDPVEEGDREIVDLVGTVFHEVRLERTFPKRATREELSRFGSPTLLVVAEEDVFFPPEQIRPHAERVIPYLVGTVVLEGESHFPSERGRERIVSELRTFLR; encoded by the coding sequence ATGAACGAGGTATCCGAGATCTACCGGAGCGAGGCTGGCAAGAAAGAGATCGAGCGCCGATACCGGGAGATGGTCGATTCGCTGGGCGAGTTCGACGAGCGGTGGGTCGAGACGCGCTACGGCGAGACGCACGTGCTTGTCACCGGTCCGAAGGATGGCACCCCACTGCTCGTCTTTCACGGCGGGAACATGGTGAACCCGGTGAGTCTGGAGTGGTTCCTCCCGCTCGCCGACGAGTTCCGGCTCTACGCTCCCGACACGATCGGTCATCCGGGGCTGAGCGCTGAAACCCGTGTCTCGCCGCGGGATTCGAGCTACGGGGAGTGGGTGACGGATCTACTGGACGGACTCGGCCTCGACAGCGTCGCGATGGTGGGGCCCTCGTACGGCGGCGGGATCGTCCTCCGGACCGCCGCGTACGCGCCGGAGCGAATCGACCGGGCGGCGCTGATAAACCCCGCCGGACTGGGTACCGGATCGATCGTCCGAATGCTCCGCGAGATCGTGCTCCCCATGTACCGCTATCGGCTTCGACCGACGGAAGAGCGACTCGGCCGGGCCGTCGCCCCGATGTTCAGCGATCCCGTCGAGGAGGGAGACCGAGAGATAGTCGACCTGGTCGGCACGGTCTTCCACGAGGTCCGTCTCGAGCGCACGTTCCCGAAACGGGCGACACGCGAGGAGCTCTCGAGGTTCGGTTCCCCGACGCTCCTCGTGGTCGCCGAGGAGGACGTCTTCTTCCCGCCCGAACAGATCCGACCGCACGCCGAACGGGTGATCCCGTACCTCGTCGGAACGGTCGTGCTGGAGGGGGAGTCGCACTTTCCGTCGGAGCGGGGGAGAGAGCGGATCGTCTCGGAGCTCCGGACGTTTCTCCGCTGA
- the polX gene encoding DNA polymerase/3'-5' exonuclease PolX: protein MSRNTEIAALFEEFADLLEAQDVEYKPRSYRRAAENIRDHPTAIETLAEEGQDAVEGIEGVGDAISSKVLEYLETGAIEELEELREELPVHMDELTSVEGVGPKTVGRLYEDLGVVDLSDLERAASGGEIRELDGFGPKTEENILDGLEFARRARERELLGDARPLADDVLDYLEGVAAVERVAVAGSIRRWRETSGDVDVLAASDDRQRVVDAFVDWERADDTIEAGENKASIRSSDIRIDLRVVAPSEFGSALQYFTGSKDHNVRFRNRAIERDLKVNEYGVFDVSEVGDSEDHQRAGERIAGETEEGMYEALSLPWIPPELREDHGEIDAAAAGELPDLIEEGAPRGDLHTHTDWSDGTMGLEEWIASAAEFGHEYLAIADHATGPGVVGGVGLSDDELIEQAEAIRESSRDAGIEVFAGVEANVDAEGGISIGEEVAEALDLVVASPHSALGMSGGEATDRLVAAVSNPMVDILGHPSGRLLTRREGMAFDVRAVAEAAAEHGTALEINANPNRLDLWGRAVQLAIEAGATVVIDTDAHSPGEFEYLRYGVHTARRGWAEPEDVLNTRDADGIREFLD, encoded by the coding sequence ATGAGCAGGAACACCGAGATCGCGGCGCTGTTCGAGGAGTTCGCAGACCTCCTCGAGGCACAGGACGTGGAGTACAAGCCCAGAAGCTACCGTCGGGCGGCCGAGAACATCCGCGACCACCCGACGGCGATCGAGACGCTCGCCGAGGAGGGCCAGGACGCGGTCGAGGGGATCGAGGGCGTCGGCGACGCCATCTCCTCGAAGGTGCTCGAGTACCTCGAGACGGGCGCGATCGAGGAGCTAGAGGAGCTTCGCGAGGAGCTTCCGGTCCACATGGACGAACTCACGAGCGTCGAGGGCGTCGGCCCGAAGACGGTCGGCCGCCTCTACGAGGACCTCGGCGTCGTCGACCTCTCGGACCTCGAACGTGCGGCGAGCGGGGGGGAGATCCGGGAGCTCGACGGCTTCGGGCCGAAGACCGAGGAGAACATCCTCGATGGACTGGAGTTCGCCCGTCGGGCGCGCGAGCGAGAACTGCTCGGCGACGCACGGCCGCTCGCCGACGACGTCCTCGACTACCTGGAGGGGGTAGCGGCGGTCGAGCGGGTGGCGGTCGCGGGCTCGATCCGGCGGTGGCGCGAGACGAGCGGCGACGTCGACGTGCTCGCGGCGAGTGACGATCGGCAGCGAGTCGTCGACGCGTTCGTCGACTGGGAGCGCGCCGACGACACGATAGAGGCGGGCGAGAACAAGGCGAGTATCCGCTCCTCCGACATTCGGATCGATCTCCGCGTGGTCGCCCCGAGCGAGTTCGGCAGCGCGCTCCAGTACTTCACCGGGAGCAAGGACCACAACGTCCGGTTCAGAAACCGGGCGATCGAGCGCGACCTGAAGGTCAACGAGTACGGCGTCTTCGACGTGAGCGAGGTCGGCGATAGCGAGGACCACCAGCGGGCCGGCGAGCGGATCGCCGGCGAGACGGAAGAGGGGATGTACGAGGCGCTCTCGCTCCCGTGGATCCCGCCGGAGCTACGCGAAGACCACGGCGAGATCGACGCCGCGGCGGCGGGCGAGCTTCCGGACCTGATCGAGGAGGGCGCGCCCCGTGGCGACCTGCACACCCACACCGACTGGTCGGACGGCACGATGGGGCTAGAGGAGTGGATCGCGAGCGCAGCGGAGTTCGGCCACGAGTACCTCGCGATCGCCGACCACGCGACCGGTCCGGGCGTCGTCGGCGGTGTTGGCCTCTCCGACGACGAGCTGATCGAGCAGGCGGAGGCGATCCGGGAGTCGTCGAGAGATGCCGGGATCGAGGTGTTCGCGGGCGTCGAGGCGAACGTCGACGCCGAGGGTGGGATCAGCATCGGCGAGGAGGTCGCGGAGGCGCTCGACCTCGTCGTCGCCTCGCCGCACAGCGCCCTCGGGATGAGCGGGGGGGAGGCGACCGACCGGCTCGTCGCGGCCGTCTCGAACCCGATGGTCGATATTCTCGGCCACCCCTCCGGACGACTGCTCACCCGGCGGGAGGGGATGGCGTTCGACGTTCGCGCCGTCGCGGAGGCCGCGGCGGAGCACGGTACGGCGCTCGAGATCAACGCGAACCCCAACCGGCTGGACCTCTGGGGGCGGGCGGTCCAGCTCGCGATCGAGGCCGGCGCGACGGTCGTGATCGACACGGACGCACACAGTCCGGGCGAGTTCGAGTACCTCCGGTACGGTGTCCACACCGCTCGCCGGGGATGGGCCGAGCCGGAGGACGTGTTGAACACACGCGACGCCGACGGGATTCGCGAGTTCCTCGACTGA
- a CDS encoding DUF5788 family protein, whose amino-acid sequence MKEYERKGLLERVDREGATIGSRIPEEITVQGEPIALREFVFEIKRRETIPKGERERVERAKRNLRRERRERYERLEEADIGREEAEALVESIVGIDRALEALVQLRPSSIEAEIEAQTMADRKRWMSFLKQALGTGEDATTRGGR is encoded by the coding sequence GTGAAGGAGTACGAGCGCAAGGGGCTGCTCGAACGGGTCGACCGCGAGGGCGCGACGATCGGCTCGCGCATCCCGGAGGAGATCACCGTCCAGGGCGAGCCGATCGCACTCCGCGAGTTCGTCTTCGAGATCAAGCGTCGGGAGACGATCCCGAAGGGAGAGCGCGAGCGCGTCGAACGAGCGAAGCGAAACCTTCGACGCGAACGACGGGAGCGCTACGAGCGACTGGAGGAGGCTGATATCGGTCGCGAGGAGGCCGAGGCGCTCGTCGAGTCGATCGTCGGGATCGACAGAGCTCTGGAGGCGCTCGTCCAGCTCCGACCGAGCAGTATCGAGGCGGAGATCGAGGCCCAGACGATGGCCGACAGAAAGCGCTGGATGTCGTTTCTCAAGCAGGCGCTCGGAACCGGCGAGGACGCGACCACGAGAGGAGGCCGATGA
- a CDS encoding long-chain fatty acid--CoA ligase, translated as MPGGTDMTLRPFMWRASRLYPGTEIVSRTHDGIERYDYATYDERVGRLANALTATGIEPGDRVGTVCWNHHRHFETYFSVPNMGAQLHTINPLLPDDHLQYIVRDAGDRLLFVDPSLAEKLAGAVTDDPGAFESVERFVVMGSDVGEADLSPVVDYESLLSDHDGAFDWPQVREEQPAGMCYTSGTTGRPKGVEYTQQMLWAHTMMTFSPGGLHIDDSDVVMPVVPMFHVNAWGMPFTTTAAGAKHVYPGPAPDPADLADLIEEEGVTLTAGVPTVWLGLMEYLQENEVDLSSLERIVVGGSAAPEAMIRRFDELGVEVVHAWGMTEMSPIGTVARLKPGMEGLDEEARYDARAKQGLIAPGLEFRVVGDDGEEVPWDGEEFGELHVRGPSVTTEYFDRPDAADDFDGDWLKTGDVVRVDSHGYIEIVDRAKDVIKSGGEWISSVELENALMAHDAVAEATVIGVPHERWQERPVAFVVPTAEADEELAAELGDLIEAEYPTWWRPDEVMTIDEIPKTATGKFDKKVLREEYDDSSLVEGKVPEEIAPEER; from the coding sequence ATGCCAGGTGGCACCGACATGACCCTGCGACCGTTCATGTGGCGTGCGAGTCGACTGTATCCAGGTACAGAAATCGTCTCGCGGACCCACGACGGCATCGAGCGCTACGACTACGCGACGTACGACGAGCGGGTCGGTCGCCTCGCGAACGCGCTCACCGCGACCGGTATCGAACCCGGCGATCGGGTAGGGACCGTCTGCTGGAACCACCACAGACACTTCGAGACGTACTTCTCGGTGCCGAACATGGGGGCACAGCTCCACACGATCAACCCGCTGCTGCCGGACGACCACCTCCAGTACATCGTCAGGGATGCAGGAGACCGACTGCTCTTCGTCGACCCCTCGCTCGCGGAGAAGCTCGCGGGCGCGGTCACGGACGACCCGGGCGCCTTCGAGAGCGTCGAACGGTTCGTCGTTATGGGCTCGGACGTCGGAGAAGCCGACCTCTCACCCGTGGTCGACTACGAGTCGTTGCTCTCTGACCACGACGGGGCGTTCGACTGGCCGCAGGTGAGAGAGGAGCAGCCGGCGGGGATGTGTTACACCTCGGGGACGACGGGCCGACCGAAGGGCGTCGAGTACACCCAGCAGATGCTCTGGGCGCACACGATGATGACGTTCTCGCCGGGCGGGCTCCACATCGACGACTCGGACGTCGTGATGCCGGTCGTCCCCATGTTCCACGTCAACGCGTGGGGGATGCCCTTCACGACGACGGCGGCGGGCGCGAAACACGTCTACCCCGGCCCCGCGCCCGACCCCGCGGACCTCGCCGACCTGATCGAGGAGGAGGGTGTGACGCTCACCGCTGGCGTCCCGACCGTCTGGCTCGGCCTCATGGAGTACCTCCAGGAGAACGAGGTCGACCTCTCCTCGCTCGAACGGATCGTCGTCGGCGGGAGCGCCGCCCCCGAGGCGATGATCCGGCGGTTCGACGAACTCGGCGTCGAGGTGGTCCACGCCTGGGGGATGACCGAGATGTCGCCGATCGGGACCGTCGCCCGGCTGAAACCGGGGATGGAGGGGCTCGACGAGGAGGCGAGGTACGACGCCCGGGCGAAACAGGGACTGATCGCGCCCGGACTGGAGTTCAGGGTCGTCGGCGACGACGGCGAGGAGGTGCCCTGGGACGGCGAGGAGTTCGGCGAACTCCACGTTCGCGGCCCGTCTGTGACGACCGAGTACTTCGACCGACCCGACGCCGCCGACGACTTCGACGGCGACTGGCTGAAGACCGGCGACGTCGTCCGCGTCGATTCTCACGGATATATCGAGATCGTCGACCGGGCGAAGGACGTGATCAAGAGCGGCGGGGAGTGGATCTCGTCGGTCGAACTGGAGAACGCGCTGATGGCCCACGACGCGGTCGCGGAGGCGACCGTGATCGGCGTGCCACACGAACGCTGGCAGGAGCGTCCGGTCGCGTTCGTCGTCCCCACCGCCGAGGCGGACGAGGAACTCGCGGCCGAACTCGGCGACCTGATCGAGGCGGAGTACCCCACGTGGTGGCGACCGGACGAGGTGATGACGATCGACGAGATCCCGAAGACGGCGACCGGAAAGTTCGACAAGAAGGTGCTGAGAGAGGAGTACGACGACAGTTCGCTGGTCGAGGGGAAGGTACCGGAGGAGATCGCCCCAGAAGAGCGGTAG
- a CDS encoding AMP-binding protein, whose translation MESLEDVTRIVHEPDAEFVASTNVAAFMEEYDISDYDELIERTCGEVEGVDASGIDWFWDEMVSYLDVEFYEQYDTVRDDTDGPQFTDWYPGGEINLAHNLCDRHAALDSGTRNKVALIWEGEPGEVREVTYHELHREANQVANALDDRGVETGDTVALYMPMVPEVVSILYGCFKAGAIAVPIFSGFAADAVATRIEDADSSLLFTGDGFYRRGGEIRLKASADEAIEEAAAEGTEIEDVIVVDRLGSRAAGEIQWSEDRDEWWDDAVKSRDDDYETKRLPSDAESMLLYSSGTTGTPKGIVHTHAGVGIQTAKEIHFGFDQKPSDRFFWVSDIGWMMGPWTLIGNHTFGGTVFMYEGAPDHPGPDRFWEMIDRHSLTQFGISPTAIRALRKHGEEPLEGHDLSSLRILGSTGEPWDPESWRWFYEHVGGGECPIINISGGTEICGCFLMPMPNQPLKPCTLGGPGLGMDIDIVNAEGRSVADEGERGFLVARDSCPSMTKSLWSGDEHYVEEYWSTFEEMWDHGDWAQKDDDGFWFLHGRADDALNVAGRKVGPAEVEGALIDHPSVNQAAAIGAPDDTTGTAVVAYVILEDGFAPSDDLRAELREQVGDELGKPFRPREVLFVSDFPRTQSGKIVRRAVKASYTDEDLGDLSSIENPDAIDDLDDAL comes from the coding sequence ATGGAATCGCTCGAAGACGTCACGCGTATCGTCCACGAACCGGACGCGGAGTTTGTCGCGTCGACGAACGTCGCGGCGTTCATGGAGGAGTACGACATCTCCGACTACGACGAACTCATCGAGCGGACCTGCGGGGAGGTCGAGGGGGTAGACGCCTCGGGGATCGACTGGTTCTGGGACGAGATGGTCTCCTATCTCGATGTGGAGTTCTACGAGCAATACGACACGGTCCGCGACGACACCGACGGTCCGCAGTTCACCGACTGGTATCCAGGAGGGGAGATCAACCTCGCGCACAACCTCTGTGACAGACACGCCGCGCTCGACTCCGGAACCAGAAACAAAGTAGCGCTCATCTGGGAGGGCGAACCCGGTGAGGTCCGGGAGGTGACCTACCACGAACTACACCGCGAGGCGAACCAGGTGGCGAACGCGCTCGACGACCGCGGGGTCGAGACCGGCGACACCGTCGCGCTCTACATGCCGATGGTGCCCGAGGTCGTCTCGATCCTCTACGGCTGTTTCAAGGCCGGCGCGATCGCGGTGCCGATCTTCTCCGGCTTCGCCGCCGACGCCGTCGCCACCCGGATCGAGGACGCCGACTCCTCGCTCCTTTTCACCGGCGACGGCTTCTACCGCCGCGGGGGCGAGATCCGGCTGAAGGCGAGCGCGGACGAAGCGATCGAGGAGGCCGCGGCCGAAGGGACCGAGATCGAGGACGTGATCGTCGTCGACCGCCTCGGCTCCCGGGCGGCAGGCGAGATCCAGTGGAGCGAGGACCGGGACGAGTGGTGGGACGATGCCGTGAAGAGCCGGGACGACGACTACGAGACGAAACGGCTCCCCTCCGACGCGGAGTCGATGCTGCTCTACTCCTCCGGGACGACCGGCACGCCGAAGGGCATCGTCCACACGCACGCCGGGGTCGGGATCCAGACCGCGAAGGAGATCCACTTCGGATTCGACCAGAAGCCCTCGGATCGGTTCTTCTGGGTCTCCGATATCGGCTGGATGATGGGGCCGTGGACGCTGATCGGCAACCACACCTTCGGCGGGACGGTGTTCATGTACGAGGGCGCACCCGACCACCCCGGCCCCGATCGGTTCTGGGAGATGATCGACCGCCACTCGCTCACCCAGTTCGGCATCTCGCCGACGGCGATCCGCGCGCTCAGAAAACACGGCGAGGAGCCACTCGAGGGCCACGACCTCTCCTCGCTTCGAATCCTCGGTTCGACCGGCGAGCCGTGGGACCCCGAGTCCTGGCGCTGGTTCTACGAGCACGTCGGCGGTGGCGAGTGCCCGATCATCAACATCTCCGGCGGCACCGAGATCTGTGGCTGCTTCCTGATGCCGATGCCGAACCAGCCGCTGAAACCGTGTACCCTCGGTGGACCGGGGCTGGGGATGGACATCGACATCGTGAACGCCGAAGGCCGGTCGGTCGCCGACGAGGGTGAACGCGGCTTCCTCGTCGCGCGCGACTCCTGTCCCTCGATGACCAAGAGCCTCTGGAGCGGCGACGAACACTACGTAGAGGAGTACTGGAGCACGTTCGAGGAGATGTGGGACCACGGCGACTGGGCCCAGAAGGACGACGACGGCTTCTGGTTCCTCCACGGGAGAGCCGACGACGCGCTCAACGTCGCGGGTCGGAAGGTCGGTCCCGCCGAGGTCGAGGGCGCGTTGATCGATCACCCCTCGGTCAACCAGGCCGCCGCGATCGGTGCCCCGGACGACACCACAGGCACTGCAGTCGTCGCCTACGTCATCCTCGAAGACGGGTTCGCGCCGAGCGACGACCTCAGGGCCGAACTCAGGGAACAGGTCGGCGACGAACTGGGTAAGCCGTTCCGGCCGAGAGAGGTACTGTTCGTCTCCGACTTCCCCCGCACACAGAGCGGGAAGATCGTCCGCCGGGCGGTGAAGGCGAGCTACACCGACGAGGATCTCGGGGACCTGAGTTCGATCGAGAACCCCGACGCGATCGACGACCTCGACGACGCTCTGTAG
- a CDS encoding phosphatase PAP2 family protein produces the protein MSREGRDLPSPLWDPEVNRAIQEALPELAIDAFGLVTHFGDGATLVGLVVVLYWFGAEEDRQKRAMVLAVAVATLALVAGLKGILEVQRPLYAADPVLPFAPETYSGWSTPSAHAMGAAAVYPALAVVIDVGTRRARYTVAGVMVVAVSGSRVVLGLHYVGDVLVGALLGLLLVAIALRITTTSVTPMFGLSLAIALAAFALGSEEFTEMAIGASAGGLVVWHSLEGRESNPLGASMLLVGLVVLPTLVLVRLLDALIAVEETIAIALGGALSVEVVTILQTVGYAAVFGAALAVPFVATALNDLEVVRSLQRRLPFEGRTVDPEAVDERTR, from the coding sequence ATGAGTCGCGAGGGACGGGACCTGCCGTCGCCGCTGTGGGACCCGGAGGTGAACAGGGCGATCCAGGAGGCGCTTCCGGAGCTCGCGATCGACGCGTTCGGTCTCGTGACGCACTTCGGCGACGGAGCGACGCTCGTCGGCCTGGTGGTCGTGCTGTACTGGTTCGGGGCCGAGGAGGACCGTCAGAAGCGGGCGATGGTGCTCGCGGTCGCCGTGGCCACGCTCGCCCTCGTGGCCGGTCTCAAAGGGATCCTCGAGGTCCAGCGGCCGCTGTACGCCGCCGATCCGGTCCTCCCGTTCGCACCCGAGACCTACTCCGGGTGGAGCACGCCGAGTGCACACGCGATGGGCGCGGCGGCCGTCTACCCGGCGCTCGCCGTCGTAATAGACGTGGGAACGCGACGCGCCCGGTACACGGTCGCCGGGGTCATGGTCGTCGCCGTCTCGGGCTCGCGGGTCGTCCTCGGCCTCCACTACGTCGGCGACGTGCTCGTCGGCGCCCTGCTCGGCCTCCTCTTGGTGGCGATCGCCCTCCGGATCACGACGACGTCGGTCACCCCGATGTTCGGCCTCTCGCTCGCGATCGCGCTGGCGGCGTTCGCGCTCGGCTCCGAGGAGTTCACCGAGATGGCGATCGGCGCGTCGGCGGGCGGCCTCGTCGTCTGGCACTCCCTCGAGGGGAGGGAGTCGAACCCGCTGGGCGCCTCGATGCTTCTGGTGGGTCTGGTGGTGCTCCCGACGCTGGTCCTCGTTCGACTCCTCGATGCGCTGATCGCCGTCGAGGAGACGATCGCGATCGCGCTCGGCGGCGCGCTCTCGGTCGAGGTCGTGACGATCCTCCAGACCGTCGGCTACGCGGCCGTCTTCGGCGCCGCACTCGCCGTGCCGTTCGTCGCGACCGCGCTCAACGACCTGGAGGTCGTCCGTTCGCTCCAACGCCGTCTCCCGTTCGAGGGTCGAACCGTCGACCCCGAGGCCGTCGACGAGCGAACGCGATGA
- a CDS encoding endonuclease V translates to MRVRERRFVPDPSLSREEMEALQREIGKSAIFEDAPHLDPLASDLLVAGVDQAFDGDRAVSAVVLTRGGEVIERVHASRETEIPYIPGLLSFREGGSILAAFEELEREPDVVLVDGSGRIHYREAGLATHVGVTLDLPTVGVAKGLLCGWLSNPPESPFPAGTRVPVLADEEVSAPSGRVIGYALQTKQYDGNRHVNPVYVSPGHRVCAETATDLVEALCSGYKLPEPIRLADRYADEAKRR, encoded by the coding sequence ATGCGGGTGAGAGAGCGGAGATTCGTCCCCGACCCGTCGCTCTCCCGCGAGGAGATGGAGGCGCTCCAGCGCGAGATCGGGAAGAGTGCGATCTTCGAGGACGCTCCACACCTCGATCCGCTCGCCTCCGATCTCCTCGTCGCTGGCGTCGACCAGGCGTTCGACGGCGACCGGGCGGTGAGCGCGGTCGTTCTCACCCGTGGGGGCGAGGTGATAGAGCGGGTCCACGCGAGCCGCGAAACAGAGATTCCGTACATCCCCGGACTGCTCTCGTTCCGCGAGGGCGGGTCGATCCTCGCCGCGTTCGAGGAGCTAGAGCGAGAGCCCGACGTGGTGCTGGTCGACGGAAGCGGGCGGATACACTACCGCGAGGCGGGGCTCGCGACGCACGTCGGGGTGACGCTCGATCTCCCGACGGTCGGCGTCGCGAAGGGGCTGCTCTGCGGGTGGCTCTCGAACCCGCCCGAGAGCCCGTTTCCGGCCGGCACGCGGGTTCCGGTGCTCGCGGACGAGGAGGTGAGCGCGCCCAGCGGGAGAGTGATCGGCTACGCGCTCCAGACGAAGCAGTACGACGGGAACCGACACGTCAACCCGGTCTACGTCAGCCCCGGTCACCGGGTGTGCGCGGAGACGGCGACCGACCTCGTCGAGGCACTCTGTTCCGGCTACAAGCTCCCGGAGCCGATCCGGCTCGCGGATCGGTACGCCGACGAGGCGAAACGGCGGTAG